The following are encoded in a window of Methylicorpusculum oleiharenae genomic DNA:
- a CDS encoding ammonium transporter has translation MKSYNNNYLIFLLWALPGLVSADELNPSNTAWVLTSTAFVLFMTLPGLSLFYAGLVRSKNALSVLMQCFAITCVVSLLWLAGVYSLIFSDGGEWQEIIGGTSKFFMPELGTSSMTGDIPETVFFMFQMTFGIITPALIVGAYAERMKFSAMLWFSSLWLVIVYMPICHWIWGGGWLADMGAMDFAGGIVIHVNAGIASLVSALVIGNRKGFPTTAMPPHNMTMVVTGAGMLWVGWFGFNGGSALKADGSAGMAIIVTHIGAAAGSLTWMFIEWVRFGKPSVLGIVTGMVAGLGTITPASGFVGPAGALVIGITAGVVCFCATQIVKRKLKIDDSLDVFPVHGVGGIVGSLLTGVFAATSLGGLGLAEGVSIFDQVKVQALAVLVTIGWSALFSYLILKAIEWTMGLRVTKDEEEQGLDIVMHEETGYHNL, from the coding sequence ATGAAATCCTATAATAATAATTATTTAATTTTTCTCTTATGGGCTTTGCCCGGTTTAGTTAGTGCGGATGAGTTAAACCCGAGCAACACCGCTTGGGTTTTAACCTCTACCGCTTTCGTGCTGTTTATGACATTACCTGGTTTGTCGCTTTTTTACGCTGGATTGGTAAGAAGCAAAAATGCGCTTTCGGTTTTGATGCAATGTTTTGCGATTACCTGTGTCGTTTCTTTACTCTGGCTTGCCGGTGTTTACAGTCTTATATTTTCTGATGGTGGTGAATGGCAGGAAATTATTGGCGGTACCAGTAAATTCTTTATGCCGGAGTTGGGAACGTCATCAATGACAGGGGATATTCCTGAAACTGTATTTTTTATGTTTCAGATGACCTTCGGTATTATTACTCCAGCGCTAATTGTGGGTGCTTACGCAGAGAGAATGAAATTCTCCGCGATGCTCTGGTTTAGCAGTTTGTGGCTGGTTATCGTGTATATGCCAATTTGTCACTGGATTTGGGGCGGCGGTTGGCTGGCCGATATGGGGGCTATGGATTTTGCAGGCGGCATTGTTATTCATGTCAATGCTGGTATTGCATCTCTTGTCTCGGCATTGGTCATTGGAAATCGAAAAGGTTTTCCAACCACAGCGATGCCGCCACATAACATGACTATGGTGGTTACCGGTGCAGGTATGTTGTGGGTGGGGTGGTTTGGATTTAATGGCGGCAGCGCCCTTAAAGCTGATGGCTCGGCAGGAATGGCTATTATAGTTACCCATATCGGTGCGGCGGCAGGTTCATTGACCTGGATGTTCATTGAATGGGTCAGGTTTGGCAAGCCCAGTGTGTTGGGAATAGTCACAGGAATGGTTGCGGGGCTGGGAACTATAACGCCTGCATCCGGATTTGTTGGTCCTGCAGGTGCCTTGGTCATCGGAATAACAGCCGGAGTGGTTTGTTTTTGCGCTACCCAGATCGTCAAACGTAAATTAAAAATTGACGACTCGTTAGATGTGTTTCCCGTTCATGGTGTAGGCGGAATTGTCGGGTCTTTACTGACCGGTGTGTTTGCAGCCACCAGTTTGGGCGGACTGGGTCTGGCGGAGGGTGTCTCCATTTTTGATCAAGTCAAGGTTCAGGCTTTGGCCGTTTTAGTCACAATAGGCTGGAGCGCCTTATTCAGTTACCTTATCTTGAAAGCGATTGAATGGACAATGGGTCTTCGCGTCACAAAAGATGAGGAGGAACAAGGCCTTGATATCGTGATGCACGAGGAAACGGGGTATCACAATTTGTAG
- a CDS encoding P-II family nitrogen regulator, whose amino-acid sequence MKLITAIIKPFKLDDVREALSEIGVAGVTATEVKGFGRQKGHTELYRGAEYVVDFLPKVKLEIAVTDEVVDQAIEAIVKSANTGKIGDGKIFVSALEQVIRIRTGETGSDAI is encoded by the coding sequence ATGAAATTAATTACAGCAATTATCAAACCTTTCAAGTTAGATGACGTTAGAGAAGCGCTTTCCGAAATAGGTGTTGCCGGTGTAACGGCAACTGAAGTAAAAGGCTTTGGCCGTCAGAAAGGCCACACCGAGTTATATCGCGGCGCCGAGTATGTGGTCGATTTTCTTCCCAAGGTTAAACTCGAAATCGCGGTAACTGATGAAGTGGTTGACCAAGCGATAGAGGCAATTGTCAAATCAGCCAACACCGGAAAAATTGGTGATGGCAAGATTTTCGTATCCGCTTTGGAGCAAGTAATCAGGATCAGAACCGGAGAAACCGGAAGCGATGCCATTTAG
- a CDS encoding MarR family winged helix-turn-helix transcriptional regulator, whose translation MQKVDVYKLIERMAALIRSEERKRCTEMGLQVVHLQVMDYLSRCNRYSNTPVALTNYLGMTKGTVSQTLLLLERKGFIIKEADLADKRMVHLYLTEEGKLMLSQAYPSDLFSNAGLFLEEHNPDLTEEPFINALTALQKAHKSNSFGLCKTCKFFTHTNDGFLCGLTKETLDPK comes from the coding sequence ATGCAAAAAGTTGATGTTTATAAGTTAATTGAACGAATGGCGGCATTAATTCGTTCGGAAGAACGAAAACGTTGCACGGAAATGGGTTTGCAGGTTGTGCATCTGCAAGTCATGGATTATTTGTCGCGCTGCAACAGATACAGCAATACACCGGTTGCGTTGACCAATTATCTGGGTATGACCAAGGGCACGGTTTCGCAAACGCTTCTTCTGCTTGAAAGAAAAGGTTTTATCATAAAAGAAGCCGATTTAGCCGATAAACGGATGGTTCATCTATACCTGACAGAGGAGGGGAAACTGATGCTAAGTCAAGCCTACCCCTCTGATCTTTTTAGTAATGCGGGCTTGTTTTTGGAAGAGCACAATCCTGATTTAACCGAAGAACCTTTTATTAATGCGTTGACGGCACTGCAAAAAGCTCATAAATCCAATTCCTTTGGTTTATGTAAAACGTGTAAGTTCTTTACTCATACGAATGACGGCTTTTTATGCGGATTAACCAAAGAAACTTTAGACCCAAAGTGA
- a CDS encoding SLC13 family permease, translating to MDWHGWLTVLLTAGVLLTLIFSRFTPDLVLMVALTVLSVAGVLDPKQALSGFSNEGLITVAAMFVIAAGISSTGGVEMVVNKLLGNPKTTQGALLRLVLPLIPLSAFLNNTPVVATMIPAVTRWSKRIGIAPSKLMIPLSYTAILGGTLTLIGTSTNLVLNGQYQALTGKKGFELFDITWIGLPVAVVGVLFIVFCMPFMLPNRQSAAEQFADRKKFTFEVAVANNGPLEGVTVAKAGLRNLQRIYLVEIERHGSIVTAVSSEEKLQGGDRLVFVGETSAIFDILRINGLVPSVSQTPVIDKDTPERCLVEAVVSQHCDSIGKAIRDSHFRDRYGAVVLAVARDGEAIQGNLGSIELQPGDVLLLEARPAFVTRQRVQRDFLLINDLEETRPNHQRAKLAWVLLLGVIGAATFGLTSMLNAALVGAGLIVLTGCCSIAEARRSLDLTVLVSIAASFALGNALQVSGAADFIARHILSIADGNPWILLGLTYVTVSILTEVITNNAAALLMLPIVLAITGSQGLNPEPFVFATMMGASASFATPLGYQTNLMVYGPGGYHFKDFLRVGVPMNIIAAITTVGLIPYIWPLQN from the coding sequence ATGGATTGGCACGGTTGGCTTACTGTTTTACTGACTGCCGGTGTTTTATTGACACTGATTTTCTCACGTTTCACCCCGGATTTGGTGCTTATGGTCGCACTCACTGTGTTGAGTGTCGCCGGTGTATTGGATCCCAAACAAGCACTTTCCGGTTTTAGCAATGAAGGCTTGATTACTGTGGCGGCTATGTTTGTTATCGCAGCAGGCATCAGTTCGACGGGAGGCGTCGAAATGGTGGTCAATAAATTGCTGGGCAACCCAAAAACCACGCAAGGTGCCTTGCTTAGATTAGTTTTACCGCTAATACCCTTGAGCGCATTCCTGAATAATACGCCGGTTGTGGCAACCATGATTCCTGCGGTAACCCGCTGGTCTAAACGAATTGGTATTGCGCCATCCAAATTGATGATTCCGCTCAGTTATACCGCCATTTTGGGTGGGACATTGACATTGATAGGAACAAGCACAAACCTGGTGCTTAATGGACAATATCAAGCATTGACAGGAAAAAAAGGCTTTGAGTTGTTTGATATCACTTGGATTGGTTTGCCTGTTGCAGTTGTGGGTGTGTTATTTATTGTATTTTGTATGCCCTTTATGTTGCCTAACAGACAAAGTGCGGCCGAGCAGTTTGCCGATCGTAAAAAGTTTACGTTTGAAGTGGCTGTGGCGAATAATGGGCCGTTGGAAGGTGTAACCGTTGCAAAGGCCGGCTTACGAAATCTTCAGCGCATCTATCTGGTTGAGATAGAACGTCACGGAAGTATTGTGACTGCCGTGTCGTCAGAGGAAAAACTGCAGGGCGGGGACCGGTTGGTTTTTGTCGGTGAGACCAGTGCAATTTTTGATATCTTGCGTATTAATGGTTTGGTCCCATCTGTTAGCCAGACACCGGTAATAGACAAGGATACACCGGAGCGGTGTTTGGTTGAGGCAGTTGTTTCACAGCATTGCGACAGCATTGGCAAGGCTATTCGGGACAGTCATTTTCGTGATCGGTACGGTGCTGTGGTTCTTGCCGTGGCCAGAGACGGCGAAGCCATTCAGGGTAATTTGGGATCAATCGAGCTGCAACCCGGTGATGTACTATTACTGGAAGCGCGCCCTGCGTTTGTTACCCGGCAACGGGTACAACGCGATTTTTTGTTGATTAATGATTTGGAAGAAACGCGTCCCAATCATCAGCGCGCCAAACTGGCATGGGTACTTTTATTGGGAGTCATCGGTGCCGCAACATTTGGGCTGACCAGTATGTTGAATGCTGCCTTGGTAGGTGCAGGGCTCATCGTGTTGACGGGATGCTGCAGTATAGCCGAGGCCAGACGCAGTTTGGATTTGACCGTGCTGGTCAGTATTGCTGCAAGTTTTGCTTTGGGTAACGCTTTGCAGGTCAGTGGTGCGGCAGATTTTATAGCCCGTCATATTTTATCTATTGCCGACGGCAATCCCTGGATTTTATTGGGATTAACTTATGTCACCGTGTCGATTCTTACCGAGGTCATTACCAATAACGCGGCGGCATTACTGATGCTGCCGATCGTGTTGGCAATCACCGGTAGCCAGGGTTTAAATCCTGAACCATTTGTGTTTGCAACGATGATGGGTGCCTCAGCCAGTTTTGCAACGCCTCTGGGTTACCAGACCAATCTGATGGTCTATGGACCCGGCGGTTACCATTTTAAAGACTTTTTACGGGTTGGCGTGCCTATGAATATTATTGCCGCCATCACGACAGTGGGACTCATTCCTTACATTTGGCCGCTTCAGAACTAG
- a CDS encoding ammonium transporter, translating into MDKLTELSYALDTFYLLISGAFVMWMAAGFAMLEAGLVRAKNTTEILTKNVVLYAIACIMYMLCGYNLMYPGEAVNSVWPGIEFLLSNIDNEAAEVISVNNDTDDDNNVVYSKMADFFFQVVFVATAMSIVSGAVCERMKLWAFLGFSVVMTGFIYPIQGYWKWGGGFLDTLGFFDFAGSGVVHLCGASAALAGVLLLGPRKGKYGENGVIYPIPGCNMPLATLGTLILWMGWFGFNGGSELIISNVSEANTVAKVFVNTNAAAAAGVVAALITAHMMFGKADLSMILNGALAGLVAITADPASPSTLLSTGIGFVAGGLVVVAIVTIDKLRIDDPVGAISVHGISGILGLLAVCLSNEESTLSAQLIGIATIFGFVFTASLAMWFLLKSTMGIRVSSEDEYQGVDFSECGMEAYPEFTSEGSK; encoded by the coding sequence GTGGATAAATTAACAGAACTGAGTTACGCATTAGATACGTTCTATTTGCTGATAAGCGGTGCCTTTGTAATGTGGATGGCGGCTGGGTTTGCCATGCTTGAGGCTGGGTTAGTCAGAGCAAAAAATACAACAGAAATTCTTACCAAAAACGTGGTTTTGTATGCAATTGCCTGCATCATGTATATGTTGTGCGGATATAACCTGATGTATCCCGGTGAGGCTGTCAACAGCGTATGGCCTGGTATCGAATTTTTATTGAGCAATATTGATAATGAAGCTGCCGAAGTCATTTCGGTCAATAATGATACAGACGACGACAATAATGTTGTCTATTCTAAAATGGCTGACTTTTTCTTTCAGGTAGTCTTTGTCGCGACAGCCATGTCGATAGTCTCCGGTGCGGTGTGCGAACGGATGAAATTGTGGGCCTTCCTGGGATTTTCTGTCGTCATGACTGGCTTTATTTACCCCATACAAGGTTACTGGAAATGGGGTGGCGGTTTTCTGGACACCTTGGGATTTTTTGATTTTGCAGGCTCCGGTGTTGTGCATTTATGCGGTGCCAGTGCTGCATTAGCCGGTGTTCTCTTGCTGGGTCCAAGAAAAGGGAAATACGGTGAAAACGGAGTTATTTACCCCATTCCGGGCTGTAACATGCCTTTGGCAACCTTAGGTACGTTGATTTTGTGGATGGGCTGGTTTGGTTTTAACGGTGGTTCAGAACTGATTATATCCAATGTCTCAGAAGCCAATACGGTTGCCAAAGTTTTTGTTAACACCAATGCAGCCGCCGCTGCTGGTGTGGTGGCGGCTTTAATCACCGCACACATGATGTTTGGTAAGGCTGATTTATCCATGATTTTAAACGGCGCATTGGCAGGTTTGGTTGCGATTACTGCCGATCCGGCCAGTCCCAGCACACTACTGTCTACAGGCATTGGTTTTGTTGCCGGTGGCCTTGTTGTGGTTGCCATTGTCACTATTGATAAGCTCAGAATCGATGATCCTGTCGGTGCCATATCGGTTCATGGTATATCGGGTATATTAGGTTTACTTGCGGTTTGTTTATCAAATGAAGAATCAACACTGTCGGCTCAATTAATTGGCATCGCTACGATTTTTGGCTTTGTATTCACTGCCAGTTTAGCCATGTGGTTCCTGCTGAAGTCAACTATGGGTATCAGGGTCTCTTCTGAAGATGAATACCAAGGTGTGGATTTCTCCGAGTGTGGTATGGAAGCTTATCCTGAGTTTACTTCCGAAGGCAGTAAGTAA
- a CDS encoding DUF748 domain-containing protein — MVKKLIKPTLITLALVAFYAVSGFFILPALLKMQLPGLIHDATGRHASVEKIAFNPFDFCLEIQGFTLQETDGQAFVAFDRLYTDLAVFTSIRHIGLVIDTFQLDKPFLRVAKNQKGIFNFDDLGSDTQEEKDASEGLFPVKIHQLNLSAGSALWEHARANGVEKETLQPINLKLLELSTFQDNPANLELNMAFSSGATLQWSGEASLNPIHSKGLIKLEKADLFRIATLFLQDLPGVMLEKGQLAVSAAYLLNYDNRVLQLDAPETKIDLESFKLTVNDQGGGQTRILNDKMNLQAGLVLRSEEKGLSLQSKNTRLEMDNMDVSGKDMPLIKVKHLDWNTHLAVEQSADQLKLSAGQNQINLAEVGLFHHDGLKHFPAITIRSLKSQSEFAFDDANQVLNYSISAGTADLKSLVITDPGQNSKVVTVPTLAVQGITVEGGKQRVKLAKIDTANATLNTWLNEDGTFNLQNLFVVKGTDKETSRIAESGNSSQPAWQIAVDDLVINDYQVSFADRNQNKPLAVELSDLNLQVKGFDTLKTTALPIDFKAQINKSGKVSIAGDAVLDPFSADFSVALDNLHLKGFQPYLEQFAKLDIIDGGLSTDGSLSLALTPSGELDLKYNGNANVDSLLLRDQKQHRDFVKWENLHLTKINVDLLKQHYFLKDVLFDRPYIRLLIKKEGGTNFDDVIADNTDASSAAPSSEKMKAKPKNSPVFKIGAIQLKDGMSDFADYSLILPFVTKMTRLNGNLQGLSSDKGATAKLNLDGKVYDLAKVDIDGQYALDSGDSAVELKFEDMPLPLVTPYMAEFAGYKIEKGQMSLDLKYTIKDNKLVAENKLFIDQFTLGEKVDNPKAVSLPLELAITLMKDGDGKINLELPISGSLDDPQFSVSSLVFKALGNVIGKIASAPFKMLASLVNFGSDEDLSMIGFSEGNPDLPDHEKMKLDAIAKALISKPTLSLEVKGAAFQDLDWPAMRDEALKDQLKKIKAKELRTKGERTRSEYIELSEDEYKRLLAQQFIEKFPSLADVSIFGTPRLKEGESGDFYEVARQKLEALLPPEEQRLNDLAVLRAGNVAKYLQEAGIASNRVFLLATELDPERSEPGVNVKLSIR, encoded by the coding sequence ATGGTAAAAAAACTCATAAAACCTACATTGATCACACTGGCCCTTGTGGCTTTTTATGCTGTGTCGGGGTTTTTTATCTTACCGGCATTATTGAAAATGCAACTTCCAGGATTGATCCACGATGCTACTGGTCGTCATGCCTCAGTTGAAAAGATTGCTTTTAATCCTTTTGATTTTTGTCTGGAAATTCAAGGGTTCACCTTGCAAGAAACTGATGGTCAGGCATTTGTTGCATTCGATAGGCTGTACACCGATTTGGCTGTATTCACTTCGATTAGACATATTGGCTTGGTCATTGATACATTTCAGCTAGATAAACCGTTTCTCAGGGTTGCTAAAAATCAAAAAGGAATTTTTAATTTCGATGATCTTGGCTCGGACACTCAAGAGGAAAAGGACGCATCGGAAGGTTTATTTCCTGTAAAGATTCATCAATTGAATTTGTCGGCTGGTTCGGCACTTTGGGAACATGCCCGGGCCAATGGAGTGGAAAAAGAAACCCTGCAGCCCATTAATCTGAAACTGTTGGAATTATCAACATTTCAGGATAATCCTGCCAATCTTGAACTCAACATGGCTTTTTCTTCGGGAGCAACTTTACAGTGGTCAGGCGAAGCCAGCCTTAATCCGATTCATTCCAAAGGGCTGATCAAACTCGAAAAGGCCGATTTATTCCGAATAGCCACCTTGTTTCTTCAGGATTTGCCGGGTGTCATGCTGGAAAAGGGTCAGCTGGCAGTTTCAGCTGCTTATCTATTGAATTATGACAATCGGGTTTTGCAACTGGACGCCCCGGAAACAAAAATTGATCTAGAAAGCTTTAAATTAACGGTTAATGATCAGGGGGGCGGCCAAACTCGTATTTTGAATGACAAAATGAATCTTCAGGCAGGGCTCGTTTTGCGATCAGAAGAAAAAGGATTGTCTCTGCAAAGCAAAAATACGCGGCTGGAAATGGATAACATGGATGTAAGCGGAAAAGATATGCCCTTAATCAAGGTTAAACACCTCGATTGGAATACCCATTTGGCTGTTGAGCAGTCTGCAGATCAGCTAAAACTGAGTGCCGGGCAAAATCAGATTAATCTGGCTGAAGTGGGTTTATTTCACCATGATGGATTAAAGCATTTTCCGGCTATTACGATAAGGTCGCTTAAGTCACAAAGCGAGTTTGCATTTGATGATGCCAATCAGGTTTTGAATTATTCGATATCGGCAGGTACAGCCGATCTTAAATCACTGGTGATAACCGATCCCGGTCAGAATTCTAAGGTGGTGACTGTTCCAACACTCGCAGTTCAGGGAATAACTGTGGAAGGGGGCAAGCAACGCGTCAAGCTGGCAAAAATTGACACAGCAAATGCGACACTTAATACCTGGTTAAACGAGGACGGCACGTTTAATTTGCAAAACCTGTTTGTTGTAAAGGGCACTGATAAAGAAACATCCCGCATTGCGGAAAGCGGCAATAGCAGTCAACCAGCGTGGCAGATTGCTGTAGATGATTTGGTAATTAACGATTATCAGGTCAGTTTTGCAGATAGAAATCAAAACAAACCTCTAGCCGTTGAACTTTCAGATTTAAATCTTCAGGTTAAAGGTTTTGATACGCTGAAAACGACAGCGCTACCTATCGATTTTAAAGCGCAGATTAACAAGTCCGGAAAGGTCAGTATTGCCGGAGATGCTGTTTTGGATCCTTTCTCAGCTGATTTCTCAGTGGCTCTTGACAACTTGCATTTGAAAGGATTTCAACCTTATTTAGAGCAGTTTGCGAAATTGGATATTATCGATGGGGGGCTCTCTACCGATGGGAGTCTTTCTTTAGCCTTGACTCCTTCCGGCGAACTGGATTTGAAATATAACGGTAATGCCAATGTCGACAGTTTGTTGCTGCGTGATCAAAAACAGCATCGAGACTTTGTTAAATGGGAAAATCTGCATTTGACAAAAATCAATGTAGATTTACTCAAGCAGCACTATTTCCTTAAGGATGTGCTTTTTGATAGGCCTTACATACGGTTGCTCATCAAAAAAGAAGGGGGAACCAATTTCGATGATGTTATTGCCGATAACACGGATGCTAGCAGTGCAGCGCCTTCTTCAGAAAAGATGAAGGCAAAGCCAAAAAATTCACCGGTCTTCAAAATTGGTGCGATTCAACTCAAGGACGGGATGTCCGATTTTGCCGATTACTCATTGATACTGCCCTTTGTTACCAAAATGACCCGGCTTAACGGGAATCTGCAGGGGCTTTCTTCCGACAAAGGTGCGACGGCAAAATTGAATTTGGACGGCAAAGTTTACGATTTAGCGAAAGTCGATATTGATGGTCAATATGCCCTTGATTCCGGTGATTCGGCTGTCGAGCTTAAATTCGAGGATATGCCTTTACCGTTGGTGACGCCTTACATGGCAGAATTTGCAGGTTATAAAATTGAAAAAGGCCAGATGTCGTTGGATTTGAAATACACCATCAAGGACAACAAACTCGTAGCAGAAAATAAGCTGTTCATAGATCAGTTTACTTTGGGTGAAAAAGTGGACAACCCAAAAGCGGTGTCTTTGCCTTTAGAGCTAGCCATTACCCTGATGAAAGATGGTGATGGAAAAATCAATCTTGAGTTGCCTATATCCGGTAGTCTGGATGATCCTCAATTCAGTGTCAGCTCGCTGGTTTTCAAAGCGCTGGGCAATGTGATAGGCAAAATTGCTTCAGCGCCTTTTAAGATGCTTGCTTCGCTGGTCAATTTTGGCAGTGATGAAGATCTCAGTATGATCGGTTTTAGTGAAGGTAACCCTGATCTGCCTGATCATGAAAAGATGAAACTTGATGCGATTGCCAAAGCATTAATCAGTAAACCGACGCTCAGTCTGGAAGTCAAAGGGGCCGCTTTTCAGGATTTGGATTGGCCGGCAATGCGCGACGAAGCCTTGAAAGATCAGCTGAAAAAAATCAAAGCCAAGGAATTGCGCACAAAAGGGGAAAGAACCCGTTCAGAATACATTGAGCTTTCTGAAGATGAATACAAACGATTATTAGCGCAACAGTTTATTGAGAAATTCCCATCATTGGCTGATGTTTCAATTTTTGGAACACCGAGGCTCAAAGAGGGCGAAAGTGGCGATTTTTATGAGGTTGCCAGGCAAAAACTTGAGGCGCTTTTACCTCCGGAAGAACAACGGTTAAATGACCTTGCGGTATTACGCGCCGGTAATGTAGCAAAATATCTGCAGGAGGCGGGTATAGCCAGTAACCGGGTATTTTTACTGGCAACCGAACTTGATCCTGAAAGGAGTGAGCCCGGGGTTAATGTGAAGTTGTCAATTAGATGA
- a CDS encoding DUF2024 family protein produces the protein MSHVFDTYAKTVKGRIMHFDVVLDNKDPEMAITYAKEWLASIGESDAIVNQTNCVFCHSAEAPTDIRNEIDTKGYSILKLEGCPK, from the coding sequence ATGTCTCATGTTTTTGATACTTATGCTAAAACAGTCAAGGGCCGGATAATGCACTTCGATGTTGTGCTCGATAATAAAGACCCTGAGATGGCCATCACCTATGCAAAAGAATGGTTAGCCAGCATCGGTGAATCAGACGCTATCGTCAATCAAACCAATTGTGTATTTTGCCATAGTGCAGAAGCGCCTACGGATATACGCAATGAAATCGATACCAAAGGTTATAGCATCCTTAAATTGGAAGGTTGCCCGAAATAG
- a CDS encoding SDR family oxidoreductase, producing MANILIAGCGDIGIRLAGLLNRQNHQVTGIRRHPPENPNETVTFFQADLTQASSFTALSLNFDEVVFMPTPGQRSTASYQAVYDTALENLLKHFEKAERPPHWFFISSTSVYGQSNGEWVDEDSVTETNSPSGKLIRRAELRLLSALPETTIVRFSGIYGPGREYLLNSARAAPEIVLDPPYYTNRIHQDDCATVLVFLIGLRLKGEKLATCYLASDDYPAPQWEVVSWMTEQLGCRPPSVKPPSTPPDLNKRCDNKRLKALGYEFIYPDYRDGYLPMIQKIRNDQTSSEAAKCKE from the coding sequence ATGGCTAATATTCTCATCGCCGGCTGCGGCGATATAGGCATCCGCCTTGCCGGTTTATTGAACAGGCAAAATCACCAAGTAACGGGGATAAGAAGACATCCTCCTGAAAATCCGAATGAAACCGTTACTTTCTTTCAAGCGGATCTCACTCAAGCGTCAAGTTTTACGGCACTGTCTCTCAATTTTGACGAGGTGGTTTTTATGCCCACGCCGGGACAAAGAAGTACGGCCAGTTATCAGGCAGTCTATGATACGGCTTTGGAAAACCTGCTCAAGCATTTCGAAAAAGCGGAACGGCCGCCGCACTGGTTTTTTATTTCATCCACCAGCGTGTATGGTCAATCGAACGGAGAATGGGTTGATGAGGATTCTGTCACTGAAACTAATTCGCCCTCAGGAAAACTCATCCGTCGCGCTGAACTTAGGCTTTTATCTGCTTTGCCGGAAACAACGATTGTTCGTTTTTCCGGTATTTACGGACCCGGTCGGGAATACTTGCTGAATTCGGCCCGGGCTGCACCTGAAATTGTGCTTGATCCGCCTTATTACACAAACCGCATTCATCAGGACGATTGCGCTACGGTGCTGGTCTTTCTTATCGGCTTGCGCTTGAAAGGTGAAAAACTAGCGACCTGTTATCTGGCAAGTGATGATTACCCCGCCCCTCAATGGGAGGTTGTAAGCTGGATGACAGAACAACTGGGGTGCCGGCCACCTTCAGTGAAGCCGCCATCAACTCCGCCTGATCTCAACAAACGCTGTGATAACAAACGCCTAAAAGCATTGGGTTATGAATTTATTTACCCTGATTATCGTGATGGCTACCTGCCGATGATTCAAAAAATACGCAATGATCAAACTAGTTCTGAAGCGGCCAAATGTAAGGAATGA
- a CDS encoding 3'-5' exonuclease family protein has translation MFKPSIIDIEASGFGKLSYPIEIGIVLASGKKYCSLVKPAPEWQHWDEDAEKVHGIARQTLIANGQSVDKVAADINHILSGVTVYTDCCSIDKPWLDNLFQTAGFKTLFYIRDLEMILNEAQMNIWQETKLQVISDLQLSRHRASADALIIQETFMRTSQRSMALNTSSTTP, from the coding sequence TTGTTCAAGCCTAGTATTATTGATATCGAAGCTTCAGGGTTTGGAAAACTGAGTTATCCCATCGAAATCGGAATTGTTTTAGCGTCTGGTAAAAAATATTGCAGTTTGGTCAAACCCGCCCCCGAATGGCAGCATTGGGATGAAGATGCGGAAAAAGTTCACGGCATTGCCCGGCAGACACTGATTGCAAATGGACAATCTGTTGACAAGGTGGCTGCGGACATTAATCACATTTTATCCGGTGTCACTGTTTACACGGATTGTTGCAGTATAGACAAACCCTGGTTGGATAATTTATTTCAGACCGCCGGGTTTAAAACGCTATTCTATATAAGAGATCTTGAAATGATCTTGAATGAAGCGCAAATGAACATCTGGCAAGAAACCAAATTACAGGTTATTTCGGATCTGCAATTAAGCCGTCATAGAGCCAGCGCTGATGCTTTGATTATTCAGGAAACCTTTATGCGCACAAGTCAGCGATCCATGGCATTAAATACCTCATCGACGACCCCGTAA
- the glnK gene encoding P-II family nitrogen regulator, with product MKLITAVVKPFKLDDVREALSEMGVSGVTVTEVKGFGRQKGHTELYRGAEYVVDFLPKAKVEVAIGDDKVDAAVEAITKAANTGKIGDGKIFVSNLEQVVRIRTGETGEEAL from the coding sequence ATGAAACTGATTACAGCAGTTGTTAAGCCCTTCAAGTTGGATGATGTCCGTGAGGCATTATCCGAAATGGGGGTGTCAGGCGTGACGGTTACCGAAGTAAAAGGATTCGGCCGTCAGAAAGGTCATACTGAGTTATACCGAGGTGCGGAGTACGTAGTCGATTTTCTGCCCAAAGCAAAAGTGGAAGTTGCGATCGGCGATGATAAAGTCGATGCAGCGGTTGAAGCTATTACCAAAGCGGCAAACACTGGAAAAATTGGGGATGGAAAAATTTTTGTGAGCAACCTCGAGCAAGTGGTCCGGATTCGAACCGGAGAAACTGGCGAAGAAGCCCTTTAG